A stretch of the Conger conger chromosome 3, fConCon1.1, whole genome shotgun sequence genome encodes the following:
- the LOC133123792 gene encoding F-box-like/WD repeat-containing protein TBL1X isoform X2, with translation MSITSDEVNFLVYRYLQESGFSHSAFTFGIESHISQSNINGTLVPPAALISILQKGLQYVEAEISINEDGTVFDGRPIESLSLIDAVMPDVVQTRQQAFREKLAQQQQQAVGTMATIQQNVPKNGEATMNGEENGAHTMNNHSEISMEIDGQMEIPANKATVLRGHESEVFICAWNPVSDLLASGSGDSTARIWNLNESGNNGSTQLVLRHCIREGGQDVPSNKDVTSLDWNSDGTLLATGSYDGFARIWTKDGNLASTLGQHKGPIFALKWNKKGNSILSAGVDKTTIIWDAHTGEAKQQFPFHSAPALDVDWQNNITFASCSTDMCIHVCRLGSDRPLKTFQGHTNEVNAIKWDPSGMLLASCSDDMTLKIWSMKQDSCVHDLQAHSKEIYTIKWSPTGPGTGNPNSNIMLAR, from the exons ATGAGTATAACCAGTGATGAAGTCAACTTCTTGGTTTACCGATATCTCCAGGAATCTG gtTTCTCCCACTCGGCTTTCACCTTCGGCATCGAGAGCCACATCAGCCAGTCCAACATCAATGGAACGCTAGTGCCCCCTGCTGCCCTCATCTCCATCCTGCAGAAGGGTCTGCAGTACGTGGAGGCGGAGATCAGCATCAACGAG gatGGCACGGTCTTCGATGGCCGGCCGATCGAGTCCCTGTCCCTCATCGACGCGGTGATGCCGGACGTGGTGCAGACGCGGCAGCAGGCCTTCCGGGAGAAGCTagcgcagcagcagcagcaggccgtCGGCACCATGGCAACCATACAGCAGAACGTGCCGAAGAACGGGGAGGCCACCATGAATGGGGAGGAGAACGGGGCTCACACAATGA ATAACCACTCCGAGATCTCCATGGAGATTGATGGGCAGATGGAGATCCCTGCCAACAAGGCCACCGTGCTGAGGGGCCATGAATCTGAGGTCTTCATCTGCGCCTGGAACCCTGTCAGCGACCTTCTGGCGTCAGG CTCGGGTGACTCGACTGCACGTATCTGGAACCTGAACGAGAGTGGGAACAATGGTTCCACGCAGCTGGTACTCAGACACTGCATTAGAGAAGGCGGGCAGGATGTCCCCAGCAATAAGGATGTTACCTCCCTGGACTGGAAT AGTGATGGGACACTCTTAGCAACCGGATCATATGACGGCTTTGCGAGGATATGGACAAAAGACg GTAATCTGGCAAGCACATTAGGGCAACATAAAGGTCCTATATTTGCACTGAAGTGGAATAAGAAAGGAAACTCTATCCTGAGCGCAGGGGTGGACAAG acGACAATCATCTGGGATGCGCACACAGGTGAAGCCAAGCAGCAGTTCCCCTTCCACTCAG CACCCGCCCTGGATGTTGACTGGCAGAATAACATCACCTTCGcctcctgcagcacagacatgtGCATCCACGTGTGCCGGCTAGGCAGCGACCGGCCTCTCAAGACCTTCCAGGGACATACG AACGAGGTCAACGCCATCAAGTGGGACCCCTCCGGGATGCTGCTGGCCTCCTGCTCTGATGACATGACCCTAAAG ATCTGGAGTATGAAGCAGGACTCTTGCGTCCATGACCTCCAGGCTCACAGTAAGGAGATCTACACAATCAAATGGAGCCCCACCGGACCTGGCACCGGCAACCCCAACTCCAACATCATGCTCGCCAGGTGA